aactaaaatgtattaatttgtcAAAATCAACTCTGCATTTTCAGATAAATTCAGTTAATGTCAAATTGAGGCAAGAAGTGCTAacctcagaaattaaaaaaaaaaaaaaaaaaaaatcaaattccagTGTTGAGAAATCAGGCTAAGGTAGGAGAGGACAGTGATTTCAGTACTTAGGTTCTGGGCACATCCCGACCCTGCCATTTATAAACCATGTGATTTTGAATAAGTTATCTCTAGCTAAATCAGtttcaaaaagaaacaatagTTTCTCAGGGATTGCTGGAAGTGAGGTAATGCATGCAATGCCAAAAGTAAATGACATTTAGAAAGCCCATTACACACTAGTGATTATTACTTACCTGGATACTTCTCTGTAACCTTTTGTAAACGATATTGCTTATAAATTGCACTAGAGGTATCCACTTCATATCCCATTGCCTGGTATAATTTCAGTTGCCACTCAAACCCCTCATTCATCCTGTAATGATAAAGACATACaaagtttcattttcttaaaataacatcACAAAAGCAGAATTATTACTATAAAAAAAGAACCCACTTAGCCTCTGGTTTGAGAATCTGGAGCTTTTCATAGGCTTTTTCAAAGGGAAGTAGGTCAGTCTTCATGAGAAAAGCAGTTATTATGGCCACACTTCGACTGACTCCTGCGTGACTGAAAAAGAgacctttaaaataaaacagcaaatagcaacaattaaaaaacacacacacaaaacccagcCCCCTATTAATAGTAAAGTTTAGGCCCACTTCATTTCTACTTCTCAGATAAGCCCATTGCCTCTGAAATATTATCAAGTACAAAAGAattattcctttttccttttgaattctGAACCATGTGACtgtattacctattcaaaaaaaaaaaaacagtaatttttaaaatttttataatggcTCAGAACAAATCCAAACTCCTGGCTAGACACAGTGGCTTACTTacccctgaaatcccagcactttgggaggccgaggtacgggattgcttgagcccaggaattggagaccagcctgggcaacaaagtgagaccccacctctgcaaaaaattagtcggatgtggtggcgcgtgcctgtagtcccagctactctggaggctgaggtgggaggatcacttgagcctgggagattgagactgcagtgaaccgtAATTACGctactacactgcagcctgggtgacagagcaagaccctgtctcaaaataaaaataaataaaacaaaacaaaaacaaatccaatCTCCTTTCATCTTAGCATTCAGGGACCTCAAAATCTGGTCCCAGACTTCTTTCGATTCTATCACTATCTTCTGTCTTttatgtgctcaataaatttaaacTATTGTTATTATACTCCAATCCAACCAAGAACTGCTTAGGgattcccattttcttttctttttttttttttttttttgagatgtaatcttgctctgttgcccaggctggagtgctgtggcacaacctcggctcactgcaacctccgcctcccaagttcaaagtgattctcctgcctcagcctccccagtaactgggactacaggcgagcgccaccacacctggctaattgttgtatttttggtagagacgtggtttcactatattggtcaggctggtctggaactcctgacctcgtgatccgcctgcctcccaaagtggtgggactacaggcgtgagccaccgcgccttgccgggattcccattttctttttgtcttcgcTGCAACTATCTCCTCCCTAGGTAAAGCCCAGGGATCCTTTAGATCCAAACCAATTCTCCTCTTCATCAACCACCCCCTACTCATCCCAAACAAAAACATTGAACCCTAAATCTTTGTAAATCCTGTTTACAAGACGCCAAGCAACCTAATCTGCATTACAATCATCAGGGTGGGTGTCTAGCTTCTCCAACAGAGCTGTAAACTTCTTGGGGCGTAGGTAATTTGACATTTATCGGATGACACCTCCCCCGCCCTCTGTTGCTGCAGGAAGAACCAACTAAAGCgtgaatgaatgaaagtctgCACACACCAGGGGCCGGCCTCCAGCCTCCTCCTCTCTTGGATACACGCCTCCTGCGGGAGGCAGCTGGAGGAGGTTCACGCGGCACGACCGCGCTCTCGTCCTCCCGAGGGCCTCGGAAGGAAAAGGGTGCACGTCGCCCACTGACCCGGCCACTCACCAATGCACCAACACCGCACGGCCCTCAGCGCGGGCCTGACCGATGAAAGCCACGCACCGGTCCAGATGGCTGAGCAGATCGGTCTCAGGTTTGTCCAGCGCTGGCACGAAGAGGCGCCACAGACCGTCGACCCCATGCCCCGCCTTGAAGCTGGGCTCCTCCGAGTCCACCGTTAGCACGGCCGTGATGCCCGCTTCCCTCAAGTGGTCTGGCTCCGCGACGGCCGCGACCCCACCGAGATACAGTCCTGGCTGCACTTCCAGCATCTGCCCGGCGCAGCTGGCTCTGCTGGCACTGGGGTTACAGAGCTCGCAGCCACGACTCCGGCCCAGAGCCTCCAACATGGCCGCGCCCAGAGACCAGGCGAATCCTGCCCTACCATCGAGTAGGCTCCGGCTAGAACATCCTTCCCCTGGGACTTGCCAGCCTCAGCGGCTCAGCAGCTCCCTCGGAGGACCACATTGGCCGCAGGAAAATGGACTTATCGCTAAGGGGCGGAGCTTCGGCCCCATTCAGCGCCGCCTTTCCTCCGGTGTTGCCTCTGACCCCCACCCCAAAGTTGATGGTAAAGGATAAGTTTCCCCAAATACGGGGTTTCTCTAGCTTTTAGTATTGAAATTTTCAGGAAAGAGACATCAGGAGCAGCTGAACTCAAATGCGAAATAAAGGTTGTGCCAGCTGAATCAGAAGCGTCATTTTACGCATTTGAAGTACAATTATTTTCAGTATTATAAAGCCATCTGTACTTTGCatcttatgatttttttcctttttctgcccaATTTCATTATTGGTGTGTGAATCCTTGTTGATGTTTACTGTCTATTTATTTTGAGGATGTTAATCCTATATTTTTGTAAGTCAATGTCCTCCAGCCAGGACTACCTGAAACCAACTTTAATTAAgcaagttggttttttttttttttttttttgagacggagtctcgctctgtcacccaggctggagtgctgtggccggatctcagctcactgcaagctccgcctcccgggttcacgccattctcctgcctcagcctcccgagtagctgggactacaggcgctgccacctcgcccggctagttttttgtagtttttagtagagacggggtttcaccatgttagccaggatggtctcgatctcctgacctcgtgatccgcccatctcggcctcccaaagtgctgggattacagggttgagccaccgcgcccggccaagcaagTTGGTTTTATTACTCAGTCATGAGCTATGGAGAGTTTCAGGGCATCTCAGCACGAGGATGTTAGGAAGATCCTATACAGATTTTGGGCTTTTATTTGGGGATTTTTGGAAAGGGTTTAAGGAAGCCGGCTTTGCTCCAGATTGAATGTTGCAGGAAGATACTCAGTATTATGAGTATCTTTTATATATCTCTTGTTAGGGAGGACTATTGGGGGAAAttcagcccccaatatttcacgtaggttcttttctattttccgtgtcagctggtctgaaaaataaagggaaagagtacaaaagagagaaattttaaagctccgTGTctaggggagacatcacatgtcggcaggttccatCATGCCCCCTGAGCCACAAaatcagcaagtttttattagcaattttcaaaagggaagGAGTGCACAAAtcgggtgtgggtcacagagatcacatgcttcaagggcaACAAAAGGCAGGAGGTCAGAGCGAGTTCACAAGGTCAGAGTGAAACTAGAATcactaatgaacttccatgtccAGCTGTGCACGCATTGTCATCGATAAAcaaggttcaagagcagagaactggtctgactagaatttgccaggctggaatttcctcatcctagcaagcctgggggcaCTGCAGAAGACTAGGTCGTGTTTCATCCCTATCTACATCTGCATAAGGCAGACACCCCCAGAGCAGCCATTTTAGAGGCCTCctctgggaatgcattcttttcccagagctgttaattatttatattccttactAGGGaaataattcagcaatatttatCTTGCCCGTTTTCAGTAACAAGAGAAATACGGCTCTGTCCTGCCtgcccacaggcagccagactttaaggttatctcccttgttctctgaaaatcgctgttatcctgttcttaaggtgccagatttcatattgttcaaatacacatgctctacaaacaatttgtgcagttaacgcaatcatcacagggtcctgaggtgacattcatcctcaggttacaaagatgacaggattaagagattaaaataaagacaggcataggaaatcacaagagtactGATTGGGGAAGGGATagatgtccatgaaatcttcacaatttatgttcagagattgcagtaaagacaggcataagaaattataaaagtattaatttagggaactaataaatgtccatgaaatcttcacaatttatgttcttctgccatggcttcagctggtccatccattcagggtccctgacttcccacaacagagGACAGGCGAGAGAGATACTAAAGTTGTAATTGGTCAAGACGTAGAAGTTGTAATGCTGGTATAAAGATAGATACATCGATCTGTCTCTGTTCTGGAACAGAACAAACCCTTGCATGTGGAGTCCTAATTAGGGAAAAGGAGTCAGGCTGGCTGGACGAAGGGAAGCAAAAGGAGAAAGCACATAAGCCAcaagtctgcctttcttcatggtccaggacaCACAGCCCTGCTGTGCAAATAACTCAAAATCTGCCTGTGCCCAGCCATCACCAGACCCCCAACTGACAGAAAAATGGAagttagttcactgcaaccttggcattATTAGTACTGCACAAAGCCCTCTTCTGCACACAACATAAGCACCATTCCACAAAATCCCCAGCAAGCCTTTGTTTCCTAGCAGTCAACTTCTCTCTTGCTGACCTGCCTGTTGCACCCTTGCAatatattttcatactttctctaataaacctgtctttctttacctacaactgtGTTGGTAAATTCTTCCTACCACCTGTGTCACCAGCCCCGAAAGTTGTTGATCACCTGCCACATTGCATATATGTTAGAATAATCTTCAAAAAGAGTGTCAAGACCACACAATGGAAAAAGGACAATCTCCTCAACGGTGTTGGCAAAAActagatatctacatgcaaaagaatgaaggtgGACCCTTACCTTggaccatatacaaaaaaaaactccaaatagATTAAGGATCTAAAAATATAACATTCTTAGTAGAAAACATATGGGGAAAGCTTCATGGCCttggatttgaaaaaaaatttgaaacaggTAAGGGTCAATGGTCTCATTGTCTAACGTGTTATCCGAACTTGTTGTCTCATGACTGAGAAAATTAAGGAGTGTGGGCACAAAGAGTGAGGTGGAAGCaaaagtttaataagcaaaagaagaaagctctccaCAGCAGAGAGGGGAGCCCAAGTGGGGTGCCATTTTTACAGTTGAATTCAAAACATGTTATAAGAAATGCCTCTCATCTCTATAGCTGTTTGAGTAACTTctcttatgaataaagctgtcTGTGCAACTTCCCTTATCTTCTACAGATGTGGGTATGTCTCTAGGCAAGCACAAAGCATGGCTTCTCTTGTTTGTATCACTGTGGGTTTGTTTTAGGTAAGGCCGCATCCTCCTTGTGCAAGTTCCCACAGAGTCCACTATGTGTATGCCTGGAAAGGGGAGGAAAGTTTTTCCTGAGAGCTGGCCAATTACACAAAGGATGAAAGGCGTCCATGCTAGACCCTGCCTGCTTATCTATGCAGGTGCAGCCTGAGTTTTGCCTAAGCTGCTCTATTTTGCTTGTAGCTGTGATTTTTCAGGCAGGCTGCTTCTCCAAGGGCTGGCCTTAGCTGTCTACCTAACTGAttgttcctttccttctccctcaatTTCTTGGATAATATACCAaaatcacaggcaacaaaagtggaaatagacaaatgggactatatcaaaCTTTAAAATGTCAGCATATCAAGCAAAACAGTCAATAGAGTGAAAAGGCAATGtatggaatgggaaaaaataattgcaaagcATATATCTGACAGATTAATATGCAGAACatataaaaaaaactacaacTCGACGACAGAAAAACAAGTAACCCAGTTTTCAAAAAACTGGGCGAACGAGCTGAATACACAttcttccaaagaagatatacaagaggccgccgggcgcggtggctcaagcctgtaatcccagcactttgggaggctgagacgggcggatcacgaggtcaggagatcgagaccatcctggctaacacggtgaaaccccgtcgctactaaaaaaaaaaatacaaaaaactagccgggcgaggtggcgggcgcctgtagtcccagctactcgggaggctgaggcaggagaatggcgtaaacccgggaggcggagcttgcagtgagctgagatctggccactgcactccagcctgggcaacagagctagactccgtctcaaaaaaaaaaaaaaagaagatatacaagagGCGAAAAAGCATAGGAAAAAGATGCTCAAGTTgctaatcattacagaaatgcaaatcaaaactataatgataTATCATCttatacccattaggatggctggTATTTTTTTCAAgcacagaaaataagtgttggcaagaatgtagaaaaattggaacccttgcGCATTACTgaagggaatgtaaaatggtgcaaccactagGGAAAACATTATGGAGTtttctcaaaagattaaaaatagaatgaccacATGATCCAGCTTCTAGATTACATagccaaaagaattgaaagtgtGATCtcaaagatatttgcacacccatatttatggcaacattattcataatagcaaaaaggtagaagtaacccaaatgtccatcatggattaatggataaagaaaatgtggtaggggccaggcacagtggctcacgcctgtaatcccagcactttgggaagctgaggcaggtggatcatctgaggccaggaattcaagaccagcttggctgacatggcgaaaccctatctctactaaacatggtgaaaccctatctctactaaaaatataaaaatcaggtgggcatggtggtgggcacctgtaatcctaggtactcaggaggctgaggcagaagactcgcttgaaccagggagatggaggttgcagtgagccaagatcgtgccactgcactccagcctaggggatagagcaagactctgtctccaaagaaggaaggaaggaaggaaggaaggaaggaaggaaggaaggaaggaaggaaggaaggaaggaaggaaggaaggaaggaaggaaggaagaaagaaagaaagaaagaaagaaagaaagaaagaaagaaagaaagaaagaaagaaagaaagaaagaaagaaagaaagaaaatggtatatACACATGATGaactattattcagccataaaaaagaggaACATTCCGtcatatgctacaacatagattatctctgaggtcaggcatggtggctcacgcctgtaatcccagcactttgtggggctgaggctggcagatgacctgaggtcaggagtttgagaccagccttgccaacatggcaaaaacctgtctctacaaaaaaaaaaaaaaaaaaaaaaaaaggccagacacagtggctcacacctgtaatcccagcactttgggaggccaaggcgggtggatcacctgaggtccggagttcaagaccaacctggccaacatggtgaaaccccatgtctactaaaaatacaaaaattagccaggcatggtggcgggcacctgtaatcgcagctacttgggagggtcaagcaggagaattgcttgaaccagcttgaactcatgccactgcactctagcctgggcaacagactgagactctgtctcaaaaaaacaaaaacaaaaacaaaaaaattagctgggcatggtggtgcatgcctataatctagctactcgggaggctgaggcaggagaatcccttgaacccgggaggtggaggttgcagtgagccaagatcgcatcactgcactccagcctgggtgacagagcgagactccatctcaacaacaataaaaactttgaagacattatgctaagtaaaataaggcaCAAGTGTAGATGCTGAGGATATAAAGATGTGTGACAGTCCTTGCCCTCAAAGAACTTGGTGAAATGCTGGAGTGAAAGTAAGTAAATAGCCTAATTAGTGTTACAGTAGAGGGAAGGACAGTGTACTAAGGGAGCACATGGAGGCATCCAATCGTAATGGAAGGGGGGTGATCAGGAATGGCCTCCCAGAAGAGGTGATGCTTGATCTGCATCTTGAAGGATGAGTGGGAATTTGTCAAGGAAAAAGGAGGGAGATGAGGAAAGAAGTTCTAAGCAGAAGGACCAACATCTTCAAAGGCACAAAGGCCAGAAAGCCCCATTGAAGTGTAAATGTgtaaaagggagaaagaaggatgATGCAGATGGTGTTCACAGTTGCTTTCAGGACACTGGAAAGATAGGCATGACCAGGTCATAAGGGCAACATATGCCTTGctaagaagttttaaatttttcctaaGGATCATGCAGACTGTTAACGAAGTTTAAGCAGCAGAATAATACCACttgatttgaattttagaaaacaacCCTGACTACAGTGTGTGGAATAGGCTGGGAGGACAATTCTAGAGACAGAGTCCAATTAAGAGATTACGGCAATAATTGAGTCAAGGAATGAAGGGTACTGGTAGAGGAAACACAGAGGAATGGAATGTGTTTAAGAGTGATTAAAAAGGCAGAAGGGAAGAGGCTTTGAGACCAAATGGATatgggagaggaaagagggaagaataaAAGATAACTTTATTTCTAGTTTGAGTGATTGAGTGGATGATGATTTCATTCACCAAGATGGGGAACAAAGGAAGAGGGACAGTTTGGAGAAAAGTAAATGTCATCATTGGCTGGCTGGAGACTGGGATATGACACtcagaaaacagataaaaaagagatccaatcattatcatcatcatcattttttttttctttttgagatggagtctaactctgtcgcccaggctgcagtggtgcaatctcagctcactgcaacctccacctcccaggttcaagctattttcctgcctcagctattctcctgcctcagatcaagctattctcagcctcccaagtagctgtgattgcaggtgtgcaccaccccgcctggctaattttttttttttttctgtagagataggtttcactatgttggccagactggtcgtgaattcctgacctctggtgatccacccgccggcctcccaaagtgctgggatacaagCGTGAGCCAACATGTCCAGCCCCACGCATCATTTTATGAGTGAGCTAGGATTGATGAGATTGCCTAGGATGagagaacaaaatacaaaaagaattgaGCAATTGCTGAGGAAAAATGAGATTTAAGGGACACATAAGTAAGAGGAACCCACAACAGAAACTGAGTCATAGTGGAAGAGACAATAAGAAAAATTGGTATCTTAGAAGCCAAGGATGAGTCATACTAGATAGGCCAAACAAAGTGAGGACTAAAAGCTTTCATTGGGTTTAACAATCACAAGGTCTTAGTATCCATAGTGAGAGCAGTTTTGGTGAGATTGTTGGGAGTGGGGTTGGGGAAAGGGAACCTGACTGCAGGGGGCAAGGAGGAAGTGCAAAGCAGGAAAATGGAGGCAGTGAATATTCATATATTCGCCACTCTCCTCAGGCAATTTTTCCTCAAACTGGCtatttcttctcacagctctatcCTCACAGCATATAAACTAGATTTTTATTTCacccagaaaacagaaactgtcaGAAGAGAATGCCTTTAACTTCTTGCCGCCAAACTCCTGAGCCTCCCTCCATCCCTGCCCATTAAGAAACACCTCCCTCTTTCACACTTCTCTTTGGTTATGGTCTTTCTTTTCTATAGTAAAAGTTGTACACATATCAGAAGAGGGAAAACAGTTAAAGATACAGGAAAAAAGGAGTCCTTGAATTAATTAGGGGGTAGAATGGGATCCAAAGCCAGGTGGACCGATTACCCTTTCCCATGGTAaccagaggaaagaagaaaataatgggcAGGGATGGAGGGAGGCTCAGGAGTTTGGCGGCAAGAAGTTAAAGGCATTCTCTTCtgacagtttctgttttctgggtGAAATAAAAATCTAGTTTATATGCTGTGAGgatagagctgtgagaagaaataGCCAGTTTGAGGAAAAATTGCCTGAGGAGAGTGGCGAATATATGAATATTCTCTGTGGAGAACATACATGGAAGCAGACCTGTGGGAACGGGCTGCTGAAGGCCTACTCAGTGTTCAGATCATAAATATAAAAGACGTATGTGTAGTAAAGGGTTGACTGTGCAGCTCTGATTGCTCAAGCCCTGCAAGTTCAAAGAATGGTCTGTCTTCGGAAGGACTGGCCCTTGACCAACTCCTCATGCCACACTATACCAATTTGACTAGATGTGCTAATAGGGTGACTATGGTAAAGCATGTTTCGGTGTGCCTGAGGCCCTGGGCTATGCTGTATCAGTTTGACCTCTGGGAGGCTGGAAATTGAGTAGGTAAGGTCAGTCATGCAGATGACGCGTGCCCATGTAACTGACCCCCAACAAAAACCCAAGGCTtaaaggccggacgcggtggctcaagcctgtaatcccagcactttgggaggccgagacgggcggatcacgaggtcaggaaatcgagaccatcctggctaacacggtgaaaccccgtctctactaaaaaaaaaacacacaaaaaactagccgggcgaggtggcgggcgcctgtagtcccagctactccagaggctgaggcaggagaatggcgtaaacccgggaggcggagcttgcagtgagctgagatccggccactgcactccagcctgggcgacagagcaagactccgtctcaaaaaaaaaaaaaaaaacccaaggctTGGGTGAGCTTCCTTCTCGGCAATATTTCACACATGTTGCCATACATCATTGCTGGGAAAATTAAGCACATCTCTGGTTTCTCTTGAACTTCACCCCTGggccttttccctttgctgacttttaatctgtatcctttcACCCTAATAAACCATAACTTCGTATATCAGCTCTTCTGAGTTCTGTGAATCCTCCTAGTAAATCAGTGAGCCTGAGGGAGCCTGAGGATGATCTTGGTGACTGCTGATACAGCATCCATTGTCTATAATACTGAATAACTGGAGACATGTAAATGACTACAAGTAATGGATTGGTTAAATGGGTTGTTTTATTGATTCAGTGAAATACTAGGCAACTACTAAGAAATATAACAAAGAGGGCTGTGCTAGCTATAtcagaaagttttttaaaataatattttattttttattttgtgggtacacagtagttgtatatatttatggggtacatgagatgttttcacacaggcatgcaatgtgtaacaATCACATTACAGAAAATGGGGTAttcattccctcaagcatttatcctttgtgctaCAATCCAATTACACcctgttagttatttttaaatgtacaattatattattattgactatagtcaccctgttgtgctatcaaatactgtgggccgggcgcggtggctcaagcctgtaatcccagcactttgggaggccgagacgggtggatcacgaggtcaggagatcgagaccatcctggcgaacacggtgaaaccccgtctctactaaaaaaaaaaaatacaaaaaactagccaggcgaggtggcgggcgcctgtagtcccagctactctggaggctgaggcaggagaatggcgtgaacctgggaggcggagcttgcagtgagctgagattcggccactgcactccagcctgggcgacagagcgagactccgtctcaaaaaaaaaaaaaaaaaaaaaatactatgccttattctatttttttttttttttttttggtaacaattAATCATCCTCACCTGCTCCCTAACCgccaactacccttcccagcctctggtaaccatccttctactgtctccatgagttcaattgttttgatttttagatccccataaataagtgagaacatgtgatgtttgtctttctctacctggtttatttcactaaCATAATGATCcatagttccatccatgttgttgctaGTGACTGAATCTaattatggctgagtagtactctattacgtataagtaccacattttctttatccattcatctgtcgatgGACACATAGGTcacttccatatcttggctactgtgaacagtgctacaacaaacatggaagtgcagatatctcttcaacatactgatttcctttctcttgggtatacacctagCAGTGGGAGTGCTGGATCGTATGGTTATATCATAAAGTATTAAAAAGCTGATGTACAAGTAGAAATGTCTGAgcacatttactttaaaaatacatatgtgggccgggcgcggtggctcaagcctgtaatcccagcactttgggaggccaggacgggcggatcacgaggtcaggagatcgagaccatcctggctaacacggtgaaaccccgtctctactaaaaaatacaaaaaactagccgggcgaggtggcaggcgcctgtagtcccagctactcgggaggctgaggcaggagaactgcgtgaacctgggaggcggagcttgcagtgagctgagatctggccactgcactccagcctgggcgacagagcgagactccgtctcaaaaaaataaataaataaaataaaaaaataaaaaaataaataaaaaaataaaaatacatatatgtatgcacatatataaaaaatgttgAGAGATATACAGTATATCAAACCATTAACTGGTTATTTCTGGGAGCGGGCATTATGAGACAGACGTACATGAAATGCATTATATACTTCTtcttatatagtttttatttatctattccaACTAGTGTTATTAAAATTCTTCACCATGaataataatagatatttatattctGGAAAAGAGGTGAAACGTAAGGGTTCATTTACTGACATTTTATTATGGTATCCTTAGAAGTGAGATTTCCCTTCTCAATTTCCTAAAATTACTGAATAAGTTCCTTCAAGGATAGCAGCAGG
This Rhinopithecus roxellana isolate Shanxi Qingling chromosome 8, ASM756505v1, whole genome shotgun sequence DNA region includes the following protein-coding sequences:
- the DUSP12 gene encoding dual specificity protein phosphatase 12 isoform X1, producing the protein MLEALGRSRGCELCNPSASRASCAGQMLEVQPGLYLGGVAAVAEPDHLREAGITAVLTVDSEEPSFKAGHGVDGLWRLFVPALDKPETDLLSHLDRCVAFIGQARAEGRAVLVHCHAGVSRSVAIITAFLMKTDLLPFEKAYEKLQILKPEAKMNEGFEWQLKLYQAMGYEVDTSSAIYKQYRLQKVTEKYPELQNLPQELFAVDPTTVSQGLKDEVLYKCRKCRRSLFRSSSILDHHEGSGPIAFARKRMTPSFMLTTGRQAQCTSYFIEPVQWMESALLGVMDGQLLCPKCSAKLGSFNWFGEQCSCGRWITPAFQIHKNRVDEMKILPVLRSQTRKI
- the DUSP12 gene encoding dual specificity protein phosphatase 12 isoform X2 produces the protein MLEALGRSRGCELCNPSASRASCAGQMLEVQPGLYLGGVAAVAEPDHLREAGITAVLTVDSEEPSFKAGHGVDGLWRLFVPALDKPETDLLSHLDRHAGVSRSVAIITAFLMKTDLLPFEKAYEKLQILKPEAKMNEGFEWQLKLYQAMGYEVDTSSAIYKQYRLQKVTEKYPELQNLPQELFAVDPTTVSQGLKDEVLYKCRKCRRSLFRSSSILDHHEGSGPIAFARKRMTPSFMLTTGRQAQCTSYFIEPVQWMESALLGVMDGQLLCPKCSAKLGSFNWFGEQCSCGRWITPAFQIHKNRVDEMKILPVLRSQTRKI